From the Flavobacterium gyeonganense genome, the window CTTCGACTTTTACGCCTTCAAAAGGAAAAGCTGCCAATGTAGAAAAATCAAAACAGGAACGTTTGTTTAACAATTATGCGACTGTGGGTGTTGGAAATTACAGCTCACTTAATGCTGAATTGTTTTTGAATCAGGATTTAGGAAATAATGATTTTGTATCAGGGATGCTTCGCCACCATTCATCACAAGGCGGAATTAAAGATGTGCTTCTGAATGATGAATTTTATGATACAGCATTAAACGTTGGATATGGTCAATACAACAGGGATATGTCATGGAATGTGGAATTAGGATACCAAAATCAAATTTATAACTGGTACGGACTACCGAAGGATTTTGGAGCATCTTTGATTCCTCAGGATCGTCTTGATTTAATAGATGAAATTAATCCTGGACATACTTACAACACCATTACATTAGGTGGGAATTTTGAATTCAATGAAAGTGTTTTTAGCAAAGTGGCAGCAAAATTCACACACTTTTCGGATAATTTTTCTTCTTCAGAAAATCGTTTTTATCTCAAACCGACTTTTAAAGTTGATATAATGGATCATTCAATTAATACGAATGTGATTATTGACCACGTGAGCGGAAGTTTTGAGAATAATTATTTTAAAACAAATACAGATCCTATAAAATATAGTCTGACCAATTTCGGGATTGAGCCAAGTTTTGTAGTAAATGAAAATGACTGGACTTTAGAATTAGGTGCCGGATTATACTATGCACTGGATTCTGAAAATAGCGGAAATAAGTTTTATATCTACCCAAAAATAAATGCTTCATATAAATTAGTTGGAGATTTAATGATCTTTTACACAGGAGTAAATGGAACCTTAACTCAGAATTCATATGCTGATTTTGTAAATGAAAATCCGTTTTTATCGCCAACATTAAACATGAGGCCATCAAGCACTCAATACAATGTTTTTGCTGGTTTGAAAGGGAAATTGGCTAACAATGTCAACTATAATCTGACAGGTTCTTACCTGAATGAAAAAAACAAAGCTTTATTTAAAAGCAATGATTACACAGAAGATTTTTCAAACGAGAATTATGCATACGGAAATTCTTTTGGAGTAGTTTATGAAGACATCAGAACATTTCGTTTCTATGCAGAATTAAAAGCTGATTTATCTGAAAACGTTACTTTTGGAATTAACGGTACATTTAATAGTTATAAAACGGATCAGCCTGTAGAAGCATGGAACCTGCCAACAATTAGATTAGGCTCCAATCTTGACGTAAATATAACAAAACAATGGTATGCGGGCTTGAACGTTTTTTATGTAGGAGAGCGTAAGGATATGCAAACAAGGCAAACTGATTTTGCTGTTCCAATTCCGGGAGTTCCGGTCACTTTAAAAAGTTATTTTGACGCCAATGCACATTTAGGATACAAATTCAGCGAACGTCTGACTTTCTTCTTAAAGCTGAATAACATCGGAAATCAGGCTTATCAAAAATGGCTAAATTATCCTGTTCAGGGATTCCAGGTTTTAGGTGGAGCGAACTACAAATTTGATTTCTAATCAAAAAAATAATATAAAAAAAGCTTCCAATCCGGAAGCTTTTTTTTGGAATTCAATTTTTTTTATTCGGTAAAAGGAACAGCAACTCTTAATTTGTCCCAGCCTAAGTTTAAAATAACTCCTTTATCTCCTTTCGTGAAAACCATTGAGAAAGCTTCTAAAGAATCTGCAGCTTGTGTTACAGGAACTTTTAATCTGGCTACATCGTTTGCTTCTTTATAAGAATAAGATCCCCAAACATTTAAATCTTTACTGATGATAATAGTGATATTGTCTTTTTCAGGAAGGGTAAATAAAGTATAACTACCTGCTTTTATCTTTTTATCTCCTAATTTCATGTCCTTGTAGAAAGTGATTTCTGGTGCCTCATTTGCTCCAGTTCTCCATACTTTTCCTTCAGGAACAAGTTCGCTTAATGCACGCCCTTTTAGTTGTGGTCTGCTGTAAGTAATTTTTACAATTTTTGCAGCTTCTTTATAATCGTTAGGATAAGCTGCTGCATCCATTGGACTTTTGTCTAAGTCAGGAAATTTTTGAGCATTGGCATTTAAAGATAAAAGCATTGTAAATGCAATTGCAATTGTGGTAATAATTGTAGATCTTTTCATAATGATAGTTAAAATTAATGAGTGCTAAAATTAGAGATTGTTTGTCAAAAAATAAAAAACATCGTGTTAATTTTTTATAGTGAAGAAAATCGGCTTAAATTGCTGTGTAATAAATAAAATTAGGATTCTTTCAGATCTGTAAACTAAAACCTTTGCATCTTTGTAACTTAAAACCTCAGTATCTTTAAAAATGACTTTCAAACAAAAAATACATTCTCATTATATGCAAATGGTCCAGGACCGAATCGATGTTTTCAGGGATATGATTTCAAATCTGACCGAAGACTCTAAAAACGATGCAAAAGGTTCGGCTGGCGACAAACATGAAACAGCTTTGTCCATGATGCATATCGAGCAGGAAAAGCTGACCAATAAACTTAAAGAAGCAATTGCTCAAAAAGCAGTTTTAGATAAAATTGACGCCTCAAAAACAACAAAAAATATTATTTCCGGCAGTCTGGTGAAAGCAAACGGTATCTATTTGTATGTAAGTGTAGCGTTACCTAAAATTGCAATTGAGGGAATAAATGTTATTGCGCTTTCACCGCAATCGCCTTTGGGAAATCATTTGATGGGAAATAAAGTTGGGTTTGAGTTTGAGATTAATAAGACTCATTATACGATTGAGAGTGTAGAGTAGAGAGATTCTGCTCAATCAGTCATTCCGAGGCACGAGGACACGAGCGTTAGCGAACTGGCGAAGCAATCTTAGCAAGTAATTCGATAAAGATTGGCATAAAATTTAAAGTTAATTGTTGAGAAATAGATACTTTTTAAACCGGTTTTGTCCTCAAGATTAAAATTTTCAAGCTTAAGCCTTTTTTTTATATTAAAATTTTACATTTAATATGTAAATTGATTATTTTGGTTGATATTTGTAATTGATATTGTTATTTGTGTTTTTCAATTGTAACTAATACTTCATCTTTGCCCTGTCAAAATAAAATTAAAAAGAAAAAAATATAAAATTATGTGTGGAATTGTATGTGCCTTTGACTTAAAGCAAAAAGCCGAAACCTTAAGACCTCAAGTATTAGAAATGTCTAAAATCATTCGTCACCGCGGACCGGACTGGAGCGGAATTTACAGTAATGATAAAGCAATTCTTTCTCATGAGCGTTTGGCAATTGTAGATCCGGCTTCTGGAAAACAACCATTGTTTACAGAAGACAAAAAACTGGTTTTAGCTGCAAATGGTGAAATATACAACCACAGAGAGCTTCGTAAACAATTTGCAGGAAAATATAACTTTCAGACTGAAAGTGACTGCGAAGTTATATTAGCTCTTTATAAAGAAAAAGGACCTCATTTTGTTGATGAAATGAACGGAATCTTCGGATTTGCAATTTATGATGTTGATAAAGATGAGTATTTCATCGCTCGTGATCACATGGGAATTATTCCATTGTACATTGGTTGGGATCAAAACGGTACTTTCTACGTTGCTTCAGAATTGAAAGCTTTAGAAGGATATTGTACAAAAATCGAGTTATTCCCTCCGGGACATTATATGACTAGTAAAGACGGTGAATTTGTACAATGGTACAAAAGAGACTGGACAGAATATGATGCTGTAAAAGATAACGAAACAAGCATTCCTGCAATTAAGGAAGCTTTGGAAGCGGCTGTACACAGACAATTAATGAGTGATGTTCCTTACGGGGTTTTGCTTTCAGGAGGTTTAGATTCTTCTATTACTTCGGCTGTAGCTAAAAAATTCGCTCAAAAACGTATTGAATCAGATGATACTACAGATGCCTGGTACCCACAATTGCACTCTTTCTCAGTTGGTCTGGAGGGCTCTCCTGATTTAGCAGCAGCAAGAAAAGTAGCGGATCATATTGGAACCATTCACCACGAAATCAAATTTACAATTCAGGAAGGTCTAGATGCTGTTCGTGATGTAATTTACAACCTTGAGACTTATGATGTAACTACAGTAAGAGCTTCAACTCCAATGTGGCTAATGGCAAGAGTTATTAAATCTATGGGAATCAAAATGGTGCTGTCCGGTGAAGGAGCAGATGAATTGTTTGGAGGATATTTGTATTTCCACAAAGCACCAAACGCAAGAGAATTTCACGAAGAAAACGTTCGTAAATTAGGAAAACTTCATATGTACGATTGTTTGCGTGCTAACAAAAGTTTAGCAGCCTGGGGAATTGAAGGTCGTGTACCGTTTTTAGATAAAGAATTTATGGATGTTGCAATGCGCATCAATCCACAGGATAAAATGATTAACAAAGAACATCCGATGGAAAAATGGGTTGTTCGTAAAGCTTTTGAAGACATGCTCCCTGAAAGTGTAGCATGGAGGCAAAAAGAGCAATTTTCTGATGGAGTAGGATACAGCTGGATTGATACTTTGAAAGAAGTGGTAGCGAGAGAAGTTTCTGATGAGCAATTAGCAAACGCGAGATTCAAATTCCCGTTACAAACTCCAACTTCAAAAGAAGAGTATTACTATCGTTCTATTTTTACAGAACACTTTCCAAGTGACGCAGCAGCATTATGTGTGCCTCAGGAAGCAAGTGTGGCTTGTAGTACAAAAATTGCTTTGGAGTGGGATGAGGCTTTCAAAAACATGAATGACCCATCAGGTAGAGCGGTTGCGAGTGTACACGATGATGCTTATCAAAAATCATAATAAAGTTTAATTTTAGAACTTATATTACAGAAAACGTTCTCTTTGAGGACGTTTTTCTTGGTTTATAAAACTTGTTCAAAACGTTTTTTGCGAGTTTAATTATTTGCAGGTTAAATGTTTATTTGATTTTTTTATATTTGGCTTTCGCCTAAAGAAGAAATATGGTGTAAATAAAAAGACAGTAAAAAAAATATAATAAAAACAGAATAGTATGTGTGGAATATTAGCCGTTATCGGTAAAGGAAAAGACCCGCAGCTCGTAAAAGAACTTTCGAAAAGAATGTCGCATCGAGGGGTTGATGAAAGTGATTTGCATATTATGGATAATGGAAGCATTTTAGCAAGTGAATGCTTGTCGATTATTGATTTAGATTCAGGTAGACAGCCAATTCAGGGTTCTAAAAATGCGTGGATGGTTCATAATGGAGAAATTTATAACCATCAGGAATTAAGGGAAGGGATTTTAAAGCACCACACATTCAGGACAAAATCAGATTCTGAAGTAATAGTACATTTATATGAAGAATTTGGTTATGATTTCTGTAATTTACTTGACGGCGATTTTGCTTTTGTAGTCATTAATGGTGATGATTATATTGCAGGAAGAGATCCAATTGGTGTCAAGCCGTTGTATTATGGATTAGATGAAAGAGGAAGGATTTATTTTTCTTCAGAAATGAAATCCATTGCAGATCAGTGCAAGTCATTTTCGACATTTCCTCCGGGTCATTATTACACGGCTAAAACAGGGTTTGTTAAATATTATGAACCAGAATATGAGGAATACGAAAATGCAAATCAGACACTTGATTTAAATTTGATCAGAGAGTCTTTAATTGAGGCAACACGTAAACGTTTAATGAGTGATGTGCCAATTGGAGTATTGCTTTCAGGAGGTTTGGATTCATCATTAACATCTGCAATTGCGTCCCGATTATTAGCAGGAAGTAATGAAAAACTGCATTCTTTTTCTATTGGATTAGATGCAGATTCTCCTGATAATATTGCGGCGAGAAAAGCGGCAGAATTTTTAGGAACACAACACCATGAAATTCATTTTACTATTGAAGAGGGAGTTGAAATTCTGGACAAATTGATTTATCACATCGAAACATATGATATTATTTCAGTCCGTTCAGGTGTGCCTATGTATCTGCTGGCAAAAGCGATAAAGGAAAAAGGAATTAAAGTGATACTTTCGGGAGAAGGAGCTGACGAGGTTTTTGGAGGACATTTGTATTTTAGAAATGCACCGTCTTCAGAAGAATTTCAAAAAGAAACAATTGAAAGGGTTCAAAAGCTGTTTACGGCTGATATATTACGTGCTGATAAATCGACAATGGCGCATAGTTTAGAGCTCAGAGTGCCATTTTTGGATAAAGATTTCCTGGATATAGCAATCCGAATTAAAACGGAAGAAAAACAGCCAAAAACATACGAAGCTGTTGAAAAATATATTTTAAGAAAAGCATTTGACACACCTGAGGATCCCTATTTGCCATCAGAAATTTTATGGAGACAAAAAGAACAGTTTTCAGATGGTGTTGGGTATAACTGGGTAGATCAGTTAATTGAATATTGTAGTTCTCAGGTTTCAGATGAACAATTAGCTGGCGCGGGGGGTGAATTTCCATATAATTCACCAACAACAAAAGAGGCATATTTGTACAGATCCATTTTTCATAAACATTACCCGCAAGTCAGTGCGGCACAAACCGTAAGGAAGTGGATACCAAAATGGCAGGATAATCTTGACCCAAGCGGAAGAGCGAATTCAGCACACTTAAATGCAGATACTGAAATTGCAAAACAAGGTGTGACTGTTGATTAATAATTAATTTTTGATTCCAGATTAAATTTGGAAGTAATAATTCGAAAAAACCGAAATGACGTTTATGTTATTTCGGTTTTTTTATGTTATTCCTATTTTAGGAATTTCGAATTTATGAAGTTTGGAATTTTAGGAGGTCTTTTGGAATTTATTTTCTGTAATTTTTAATAATTCTGTTAATAACTTAGGCGCTTTAAATAGTATTTTAAGAGGTATATAAATTGCGTTTTCATATATTTGCGTGTTAAGACAATAATTACATTTTTTAGAATAAATTATATGAGCGAAGAAATCAAGAAGAACAATTATTCAGCAGATAGTATTCAGGCATTAGAAGGAATGGAGCACGTAAGAATGCGTCCATCGATGTATATTGGCGATGTAGGTGTTCGAGGGCTGCATCATTTGGTTTATGAAGTTGTGGATAACTCTATTGATGAGGCAATGGGAGGACATTGTGATACAATTGGAGTTTCAATAAACGAAGATGGTTCGGTGACAGTTGAAGATAATGGTCGTGGTATTCCGGTTGATTTACATAAAAAAGAAGGAGTTTCTGCACTTGAGGTGGTGATGACTAAAATTGGTGCAGGGGGTAAATTTGATAAAGATTCATATAAAGTTTCCGGAGGGCTTCACGGTGTTGGGGTTTCTGTTGTAAATGCGCTTTCTGTTCACATGAAATCTACTGTTTTCAGAGAAGGAAAAATCTACGAGCAGGAATACGAAAGGGGGAAATCATTATATCCTGTAAAGCAAATCGGGGAAACAGATAAAAGAGGTACGCGTCAGACTTTTTACCCTGACAATACTATTTTTACTCAAACAACTGAATTTTCTTACGATACTTTGTCTGCCCGTATGCGTGAGCTTTCTTTTTTGAATAAAGGAATCACAATTACTTTTACAGACAAAAGAGAAGTTGACGAAAAAGGCGAATTTAAAAGCGAAGTTTTTCATTCTACAGAAGGACTTAAAGAATATATCCGCTATTTAGACGGTAATCGCGAGCCAATTATTTCTCATGTAATCAGCATGGATCACGATAAAGGTGAGATTCCGGTTGAGGTAGCGTTGATTTACAATACAAGTTATACAGAGAATATTTTCTCTTATGTAAACAATATCAATACACATGAAGGTGGTACGCATTTACAAGGTTTTAGAAGTGGTTTGACAAGAACACTTAAAAAATACGCAGATTCATCCGGAATGCTGGATAAATTGAAATTCGAAATTGCTGGAGATGATTTCCGTGAAGGTTTAACAGCTATTATTTCGGTAAAAGTTGCAGAACCTCAATTCGAAGGACAGACAAAAACTAAACTTGGAAACAGAGAAGTAGTTTCTCCGGTTTCCCAGGCTGTTGGAGAAATGCTTGAGAATTATCTTGAAGAAAATCCAAATGATGCAAGAGTAATTATCCAGAAAGTAATTTTAGCTGCCCAGGCACGTCATGCTGCGAAAAAAGCACGTGAAATGGTTCAGCGTAAAACCGTAATGGGCGGTGGAGGATTGCCAGGAAAACTTTCAGATTGCTCTGAACAGGATCCGGCAAGATGTGAGGTTTATCTTGTCGAGGGAGACTCGGCAGGCGGAACTGCAAAACAAGGTCGTGACCGTAATTTTCAGGCCATTTTGCCATTACGAGGTAAGATTCTGAATGTTGAAAAAGCAATGCATCATAAAGTGTTTGAAAACGAAGAGATTCGTAATATTTTTACAGCACTTGGTGTTACTGTTGGGACAGAAGAAGACAGTAAAGCATTGAATCTTTCGAAGCTACGTTATCATAAAGTAATCATCATGTGTGATGCCGATGTAGATGGTAGTCACATTTCTACCTTAATATTAACGTTCTTCTTCCGCTTCATGAAAGAATTAATTGAAGAAGGTCATGTTTACATCGCAGCTCCACCTTTATATTTAGTTAAAAAAGGAAATAAAAAAGAATACGCGTGGAATGACGTTCAGCGTGATCAGGCGAATGAAAGAATGGGAGGTAGTGCAGCTATTCAGCGTTATAAAGGTCTTGGAGAGATGAATGCAGAGCAATTGTGGGAAACTACAATGGATCCAAATTTCAGAACTTTACGTCAGGTAAATATTGATAGTCTGGCTGAAGCAGATCAGGTTTTTTCAATGTTAATGGGTGATGAAGTACCGCCTCGTAGAGAATTTATCGAGAAAAATGCCGTTTACGCAAATATTGATGCATAAAAGTTTGGTGATATGTTTTTTTTAGAATTTGTGTAGACTTTTTGTTTAAAAATGCTAAAAAAAGATAATATATACCACTTAAGTGTCTGGCAATTTTGTAAATTAAACCTTAAAATTAATTAATAACCAATAAAGTATAAAATATGAAAGTTACCATTGTAGGAGCAGGAAATGTTGGAGCCACTTGTGCGGATGTTATTTCTTATAGAGGAATAGCCAGCGAAGTAGTATTGTTGGATATTAAAGAGGGTTTTGCCGAAGGGAAAGCATTGGATATTATGCAATGTGCTACAAATACTGGTTTTAATACTCATGTTTCAGGTGTTACAAATGATTATTCCAAAACCGCAGGAAGTGATGTTGTTGTAATTACTTCAGGTATCCCAAGAAAACCCGGAATGACTCGTGAAGAGTTGATAGGTATTAATGCAGGAATTGTAAAAACGGTTGCTGAGAATGTACTGAAATATTCGCCTAATACGATTATTGTTATGGTTTCTAATCCAATGGATACGATGACTTATCTGGCGTTAAAGTCTACAGGTTTGCCAAAAAACAGAATTATAGGTATGGGAGGAGCATTAGATAGTTCCCGATTCAGAACTTATCTTTCTTTAGCTTTGGATAAACCTGCAAATGATATTTCAGCAATGGTAATTGGCGGTCATGGCGATACAACTATGATTCCGTTAACCCGTCTGGCATCTTATAACGGAATTCCGGTAACTGAATTTCTTTCAGAAGATGTGTTGCAAAAAGTAGCTGCCGATACAATGGTTGGAGGAGCGACTCTTACAGGTCTTTTGGGTACATCGGCATGGTATGCCCCGGGAGCTTCAGTTGCTTTTTTGGTAGACAGTATTTTAAATGATCAGAAAAAAATGATAGCCTGCTCTGTTTATGTAGATGGAGAATACGGGCAAAAAGATATATGTATTGGGGTACCCTGTATAATTGGTAAAAACGGGGTTGAACAAATTTTAGAAATTCATTTAAACGAAGAAGAAAAAGCTTTATTTGCTAAAAGCGCAGATGCAGTTAGGGGAATGAATGATGCACTGAAATCCATTTTAGTATAAAAAATATCGAAAAAAAAGGAAAAGGCTGCACTTTTGCAGTCTTTTTTTTGAGATTAATTAATAAATAAATTGTTTAATCTTTTCGAGAATTATATATTTGCTCGGTTTAAAAAAAATGTTGTAATTCGTGATCACGATTTTTTAGTTTTAAAAACTCATGTCAGGGCTTATTTTATGGGAATTTAAAGCAAAAACAAACAATAAAACATAATTAATTTTTAGTAATAATGCAGAATAAAGGACTTATTAAATTTTTCGCAATTCTATTTGCATTGGTAAGTATTTACCAACTTTCTTTCACTTTTGTGGCAAATAATGTCAAAGAGGAAGCTAAAGCTTTTGCAGGAGATAATCCTGATAAAGAATTAAAATATTTAGATTCTATTGGCAAAGTAAAAGTTTTTGATCTTGGTTTTACAGATTTTACTTACAATGAGGTAAAAAACAAACAGTTAAACAAAGGTCTTGACTTAGAAGGAGGAATCAACGTGATTCTTCAAATTTCTATTAAAGATGTTTTGAAAGGTTTAGCTAATAATTCTAAGAACCCTGTTTTTAACAAATCATTAGCCGATGCAAGTGCAAATTTAGAAGGAAATAAAACCTATTTAAATAAGTTTTTTGAAGCTTTTGATGCAAATTCTAAAGGAAGTGTTAAGCTGGCTTCGCCTGATATTTTTGCAAACAGAAGCTTACAGGGAGAAGGTGGTATCGATTTTCAAATGTCTGATGCACAAGCTCAAAAAGTAATTAAAAGAAAAGTTGATGAGTCTGTTGAAAGTGCTTTTAAAGTACTAAGGGAGCGTATCGATAAATTTGGTGTTACTCAGCCAAACGTTCAGAAATTAGGAGAAACAGGAAGAATTTTAGTAGAACTTCCAGGTGCTAAAGATGTTGACAGGATTAAGAAATTATTAGGAGGTAAAGCTCAATTAGAGTTTTGGGAAACTTTTAAAATTGAAGAAATTGGAAACTTCTTAGTTGCTACTAACGAGGCTTTAAAAAAGACTGAAATCAAAAAAACAGAAACTAAAGCTGTTGCAAAAGATTCATTGAATGCATTGTTAACAGACGCAAAAGATTCACTTGATACTAAAAAAGGAAACAATCCATTATTTGATAAGATGCTTGGTCAGGGTGGCGGACCTGTTTTAGGTTACTTTGCTCCAAAAGATACTGCTGTAATTAATGAGTACTTTAAAAGACCTGAAATCAGAATTTTATTAGCTGCAGACCAGCACAATGCTAAATTTGTATGGAGTAAACCAACTACTACAAAAGATGCTAAAGGAAAAGATATTGAAGCTGTAGAATTATACGCTTTAAAAGGAAACAGAGATAACGCTCCTGCGATGAGCGGAGGTGTTGTTACTGATGCAAAAGATACTTTTGACCAATTAGGAAAACCAGCTGTTTCTATGCAAATGAACAGTCAGGGAGCTAAAATTTGGGAAGAATTAACAGGAAGAGCTTTTTCTCAAAAAAGTTATATCGCTATCGTTTTGGATAATGTAGTTTATTCTGCACCAGGAGTAACAAGCGGACCAATTGCCGGAGGAAGATCTGAAATTACAGGTTCGTTTGATGTGGCGGAAACTAAAGATTTAGCAAACGTATTGAATGCAGGTAAATTACCGGCTTCTGCAGATATTATTCAGTCAACTGTTGTAGGACCATCTTTAGGTCAGGCAGCAATTGATGCGGGAACTATTTCATCTGTATTAGGATTTTTATTAGTTTGTTTATGGATGGTATTCTATTATGGTAAAGCGGGTTGGTATGCTAACCTTGCGTTATTGTTAAACTTACTTTTCCTGTTCGGAATTATGGCAAGTTTTGGTTTTGTATTAACATTACCGGGTATTGCAGGTATTGTATTGACATTGGGTACTGCTGTAGATGCTAATATTATCATATTTGAAAGAGCAAAAGAGGAATTGCGTGAAGGAAAGTCATTGTCTGAAGCAGTTACAGCTTCTTACGGATGGCACGGTGCGATGCGTTCTATCATTGATGCAAACGTCACTCACGTATTAACCGGAGCAATTTTGTTTATCTTTGGAACAGGACCAATTAAAGGTTTCGCGTTAACATTATTGATTGGTATTGTAACTTCATTGTTTACATCTATTTTTATTGCAAGAATCTTCATTGATAGAAATATTGCCGGGAAAGGAGATTTAACTTTCTCTACAAACATTACTAAGAATTGGTTTACGAATTTCCACTATGATTTTATTAAAGTGAAGAAATTCACATATATCTTCTCTTCTATTGTAACAGTAGTAAGTTTGGTCTCTATATTTTTCGTTAACGGATTAGATGAAGGTGTTGATTTTGTTGGAGGTAGAACTTTTCAGGTTAAATTTGAAAAACCAGTTGATGCAACTGTAATTTCAGATGAATTATCTGCTGCTTTTGGAACTCCGGTTGAAGCTAAAATTTTAGGTGATGATGATCAGTTAAAAATCACTACGAAATACAAAATCAAAGAAGATGGAGTGGCTGTTGATGAAGAAGTGAATCAAAAATTATACAACGCTTTAGCGAAATATTTCCCTAATGTATCGTATGAAAAATTCACAAACACTTATGATGGTAAAAAAATAGGAGTTTTACAGGCTTCTAAAGTAGGGGCTTCAATCTCAGAAGATATAAAAACA encodes:
- a CDS encoding DUF2911 domain-containing protein: MKRSTIITTIAIAFTMLLSLNANAQKFPDLDKSPMDAAAYPNDYKEAAKIVKITYSRPQLKGRALSELVPEGKVWRTGANEAPEITFYKDMKLGDKKIKAGSYTLFTLPEKDNITIIISKDLNVWGSYSYKEANDVARLKVPVTQAADSLEAFSMVFTKGDKGVILNLGWDKLRVAVPFTE
- the mdh gene encoding malate dehydrogenase, with the protein product MKVTIVGAGNVGATCADVISYRGIASEVVLLDIKEGFAEGKALDIMQCATNTGFNTHVSGVTNDYSKTAGSDVVVITSGIPRKPGMTREELIGINAGIVKTVAENVLKYSPNTIIVMVSNPMDTMTYLALKSTGLPKNRIIGMGGALDSSRFRTYLSLALDKPANDISAMVIGGHGDTTMIPLTRLASYNGIPVTEFLSEDVLQKVAADTMVGGATLTGLLGTSAWYAPGASVAFLVDSILNDQKKMIACSVYVDGEYGQKDICIGVPCIIGKNGVEQILEIHLNEEEKALFAKSADAVRGMNDALKSILV
- the asnB gene encoding asparagine synthase B, whose translation is MCGIVCAFDLKQKAETLRPQVLEMSKIIRHRGPDWSGIYSNDKAILSHERLAIVDPASGKQPLFTEDKKLVLAANGEIYNHRELRKQFAGKYNFQTESDCEVILALYKEKGPHFVDEMNGIFGFAIYDVDKDEYFIARDHMGIIPLYIGWDQNGTFYVASELKALEGYCTKIELFPPGHYMTSKDGEFVQWYKRDWTEYDAVKDNETSIPAIKEALEAAVHRQLMSDVPYGVLLSGGLDSSITSAVAKKFAQKRIESDDTTDAWYPQLHSFSVGLEGSPDLAAARKVADHIGTIHHEIKFTIQEGLDAVRDVIYNLETYDVTTVRASTPMWLMARVIKSMGIKMVLSGEGADELFGGYLYFHKAPNAREFHEENVRKLGKLHMYDCLRANKSLAAWGIEGRVPFLDKEFMDVAMRINPQDKMINKEHPMEKWVVRKAFEDMLPESVAWRQKEQFSDGVGYSWIDTLKEVVAREVSDEQLANARFKFPLQTPTSKEEYYYRSIFTEHFPSDAAALCVPQEASVACSTKIALEWDEAFKNMNDPSGRAVASVHDDAYQKS
- the gyrB gene encoding DNA topoisomerase (ATP-hydrolyzing) subunit B, whose product is MSEEIKKNNYSADSIQALEGMEHVRMRPSMYIGDVGVRGLHHLVYEVVDNSIDEAMGGHCDTIGVSINEDGSVTVEDNGRGIPVDLHKKEGVSALEVVMTKIGAGGKFDKDSYKVSGGLHGVGVSVVNALSVHMKSTVFREGKIYEQEYERGKSLYPVKQIGETDKRGTRQTFYPDNTIFTQTTEFSYDTLSARMRELSFLNKGITITFTDKREVDEKGEFKSEVFHSTEGLKEYIRYLDGNREPIISHVISMDHDKGEIPVEVALIYNTSYTENIFSYVNNINTHEGGTHLQGFRSGLTRTLKKYADSSGMLDKLKFEIAGDDFREGLTAIISVKVAEPQFEGQTKTKLGNREVVSPVSQAVGEMLENYLEENPNDARVIIQKVILAAQARHAAKKAREMVQRKTVMGGGGLPGKLSDCSEQDPARCEVYLVEGDSAGGTAKQGRDRNFQAILPLRGKILNVEKAMHHKVFENEEIRNIFTALGVTVGTEEDSKALNLSKLRYHKVIIMCDADVDGSHISTLILTFFFRFMKELIEEGHVYIAAPPLYLVKKGNKKEYAWNDVQRDQANERMGGSAAIQRYKGLGEMNAEQLWETTMDPNFRTLRQVNIDSLAEADQVFSMLMGDEVPPRREFIEKNAVYANIDA
- a CDS encoding TonB-dependent receptor, which translates into the protein MKINFQNKTIILILLFVFQFSLAQKKNENIGTETVNVVKPYSPTISDADKVKETPSLDDSGNQPKETIKYSILSVPVASTFTPSKGKAANVEKSKQERLFNNYATVGVGNYSSLNAELFLNQDLGNNDFVSGMLRHHSSQGGIKDVLLNDEFYDTALNVGYGQYNRDMSWNVELGYQNQIYNWYGLPKDFGASLIPQDRLDLIDEINPGHTYNTITLGGNFEFNESVFSKVAAKFTHFSDNFSSSENRFYLKPTFKVDIMDHSINTNVIIDHVSGSFENNYFKTNTDPIKYSLTNFGIEPSFVVNENDWTLELGAGLYYALDSENSGNKFYIYPKINASYKLVGDLMIFYTGVNGTLTQNSYADFVNENPFLSPTLNMRPSSTQYNVFAGLKGKLANNVNYNLTGSYLNEKNKALFKSNDYTEDFSNENYAYGNSFGVVYEDIRTFRFYAELKADLSENVTFGINGTFNSYKTDQPVEAWNLPTIRLGSNLDVNITKQWYAGLNVFYVGERKDMQTRQTDFAVPIPGVPVTLKSYFDANAHLGYKFSERLTFFLKLNNIGNQAYQKWLNYPVQGFQVLGGANYKFDF
- the asnB gene encoding asparagine synthase B, yielding MCGILAVIGKGKDPQLVKELSKRMSHRGVDESDLHIMDNGSILASECLSIIDLDSGRQPIQGSKNAWMVHNGEIYNHQELREGILKHHTFRTKSDSEVIVHLYEEFGYDFCNLLDGDFAFVVINGDDYIAGRDPIGVKPLYYGLDERGRIYFSSEMKSIADQCKSFSTFPPGHYYTAKTGFVKYYEPEYEEYENANQTLDLNLIRESLIEATRKRLMSDVPIGVLLSGGLDSSLTSAIASRLLAGSNEKLHSFSIGLDADSPDNIAARKAAEFLGTQHHEIHFTIEEGVEILDKLIYHIETYDIISVRSGVPMYLLAKAIKEKGIKVILSGEGADEVFGGHLYFRNAPSSEEFQKETIERVQKLFTADILRADKSTMAHSLELRVPFLDKDFLDIAIRIKTEEKQPKTYEAVEKYILRKAFDTPEDPYLPSEILWRQKEQFSDGVGYNWVDQLIEYCSSQVSDEQLAGAGGEFPYNSPTTKEAYLYRSIFHKHYPQVSAAQTVRKWIPKWQDNLDPSGRANSAHLNADTEIAKQGVTVD